From Nicotiana tabacum cultivar K326 chromosome 20, ASM71507v2, whole genome shotgun sequence, one genomic window encodes:
- the LOC107775674 gene encoding protein NRT1/ PTR FAMILY 2.13 yields the protein MEDKKNQMKKSSSLSLPSPENGSYDEEKQSCGSDSPSKTSRRKPGGWRAMPYVLGNETFERLASVGLLANFMQFLLTVFHMDQVSASNVLNIWSGVTNFIPLLGAFISDAYIGRFWTIAFASVFEMLGMLTLTFIPWLPQLHPTPCNPQVGQQCKGPNKSQLGFLVMGLGFLSIGSGGIRPCSIPFGVDQFDSTTDEGRKGIASFFNWYYTSFTVVLIIALTLVVYIQDSASWVIGFGIPTVLMFLSLILFFIGTRVYVYVKPEESIFSSIVQVFVAMHKKRKLKLPDERESNGVFYDPPLPKGSIVKKLPLTNKYRSLNKAAMVMEGEINTDGTPTNTWRLCSIQQIEEVKCLLKIIPVWATGIICFTAMAQQGTFTVSQALKMDRHLGPKFQIPAGTLSVISMITIGIWLPIYDRLIVPSIRKITRIEGGITLLQRIGIGMIFSILSMVVAGQIEKVRRNSAIMHGSADGIAPITVLWLAPQLILMGFAEAFNIIGQIEFYNKEFPENMSSVANSLFSCTVAGASYLSSFLVNILHNTTGGHGHPDWLTKDINQGRVENYYYLIAGLGVLNLFWFIYVARRYQYKTRLEVDDGIKSYSEVHELQDMKY from the exons ATGGAGGACAAGAAAAACCAGATGAAAAAGTCTTCATCTTTATCATTGCCATCGCCTGAAAATGGTAGCTATGATGAGGAAAAACAAAGCTGCGGCAGTGATTCTCCGTCGAAAACAAGCAGGAGAAAACCTGGTGGATGGAGGGCTATGCCTTATGTTCTAG GAAATGAGACATTTGAGAGATTAGCATCAGTAGGGCTATTGGCAAACTTCATGCAGTTTTTATTAACAGTGTTTCATATGGATCAAGTGTCTGCTTCAAATGTTCTAAATATATGGTCTGGTGTTACTAATTTCATACCATTGCTCGGTGCTTTCATTTCCGATGCATATATCGGTCGATTTTGGACTATTGCTTTTGCCTCCGTTTTCGAAATGTTG GGAATGCTGACATTGACCTTCATACCTTGGTTACCTCAGCTACACCCCACTCCCTGCAATCCACAAGTGGGCCAACAATGCAAgggcccaaataaatcacaattggGCTTTTTAGTAATGGGCCTAGGATTTTTGTCCATTGGGTCTGGTGGAATAAGGCCCTGTAGTATCCCATTTGGTGTTGACCAATTTGATTCAACAACTGATGAAGGAAGAAAAGGAATTGCTAGCTTCTTTAATTGGTATTACACTTCATTTACAGTGGTTCTGATCATTGCACTTACTCTAGTGGTATACATTCAAGATTCTGCGAGTTGGGTAATAGGTTTTGGTATTCCTACAGTGCTCATGTTCTTGTCTCTCATTCTATTTTTTATCGGGACGCGAGTATACGTTTATGTGAAGCCCGAAGAAAGTATTTTCTCTAGCATTGTTCAGGTTTTTGTTGCGATGCACAAAAAACGTAAGCTTAAGCTTCCAGATGAGAGGGAAAGTAACGGGGTTTTCTATGATCCCCCGTTACCCAAAGGGTCCATTGTGAAGAAACTCCCTTTAACCAATAAGTACAG GTCTTTGAATAAAGCAGCTATGGTGATGGAGGGTGAAATTAATACTGATGGTACTCCTACAAATACCTGGAGATTATGCAGTATCCAACAAATAGAAGAAGTAAAATGTcttctcaaaataattccagtttgGGCAACAGGTATCATATGTTTCACAGCCATGGCACAACAAGGCACATTTACAGTGTCACAAGCTCTAAAAATGGACCGTCATCTCGGCCCCAAATTTCAAATCCCAGCGGGTACACTCTCTGTTATATCGATGATCACAATAGGTATATGGTTACCAATCTACGACCGACTAATCGTTCCATCCATTAGAAAAATCACAAGAATTGAAGGCGGAATCACATTGTTACAAAGAATTGGAATTGGGatgattttttcaattttgtCTATGGTTGTAGCAGGACAAATTGAAAAAGTGAGAAGAAATTCAGCTATAATGCATGGTAGTGCAGATGGAATTGCACCTATTACAGTATTGTGGTTAGCTCCACAATTAATACTAATGGGATTTGCTGAGGCTTTTAACATTATTGGCCAAATTGAGTTTTACAACAAGGAATTTCCTGAAAATATGAGCAGTGTGGCTAATTCTTTGTTTTCTTGCACAGTGGCTGGGGCAAGTTATTTAAGCAGTTTTTTGGTAAACATTTTGCATAATACTACAGGGGGACATGGACATCCAGATTGGTTAACAAAGGATATTAATCAAGGTAGAGTTGAGAATTATTACTACCTAATTGCAGGATTAGGAGTATTAAACTTGTTCTGGTTCATATACGTTGCTCGTCGATATCAGTATAAGACTAGATTAGAAGTTGATGATGGAATTAAGTCTTATTCTGAGGTTCATGAACTTCAAGACATGAAGTATTAA